In Diorhabda sublineata isolate icDioSubl1.1 chromosome 4, icDioSubl1.1, whole genome shotgun sequence, a single window of DNA contains:
- the LOC130443507 gene encoding STE20-related kinase adapter protein alpha isoform X1, which translates to MNSQVSPYSTDISEYQTISILGHCFDNKAIVQLAKHLPSGIMIAIKKFNIDKIKEDINLLESEIILTKQLNHPNILPYISTFVFGPEICVISPLMAYGSCRDLLTRHFNEGLLETAIVLIIKDILSALIYIHKKGYIHRAIRASHILISDTGQVCLTGLRYACPIIKNGRWQRSIHSFPSTTEKNLNWLSPELLEQNLQGYNEKSDIYSIGIVICELANGSEPFSGMSKTLMLTEKVRGCAPPLLDRTTIPRDENLDCGGKKQRTIINIYLDMEISQNILNRRFSDNLHELVALCFMWDVTERPTATQLLNHPIFKTVRRAPPLPELLKPALPLSDRVGIDTDEIENFNTMNRLSQLELYSCEWDF; encoded by the exons atgaattccCAAGTGTCACCTTATAGTACTGATATATCGGAATACcaaacaatatcaattttagGTCACTGTTTTGATAATAAAGCAATTGTCCAACTTGCCAAACATTTACCTTCTGGAATAATGATTGCTATTAAGAAATTTaacattgataaaataaaagaagatatTAATTTACTAGAG agtgaaattattttaactaaACAATTAAATCATCCAAATATTTTACCTTACATTTCTACATTTGTTTTTGGTCCTGAAATATGTGTAATTAGTCCACTTATGGCTTATGGTTCTTGTAGAGATCTATTAACAAGACATTTCAACGAAGGATTATTGGAGACCGCTATAGTATTAATTATAAAGGACATCCTATCGGCgttaatttatattcataaaaaaggTTATATTCATAG gGCTATCAGGGCTAGTCATATTCTCATTTCCGACACTGGACAAGTTTGTTTAACAGGATTACGGTACGCTTGTCCTATTATAAAAAACGGTAGATGGCAACGGAGTATTCATTCTTTTCCAAGTACcacagaaaaaaatctaaattggTTAAGCCCAGAATTGTTAGAACAAAATTTACAAG gttataatgaaaaatctgaTATATATAGTATTGGTATTGTGATATGCGAATTAGCGAATGGTTCAGAACCTTTTTCAGGAATGTCAAAGACACTGATGTTGACAGAAAAAGTGCGTGGTTGTGCTCCTCCACTATTAGATAGAACTACCATACCCAGAGATGAAAATTTAGATTGTGGAGGTAAAAAACAAAGaactattatcaatatttatttag ATATGGAAATTAGTCAGAATATTTTAAACCGAAGATTTAGTGACAATTTACATGAATTAGTTGCTCTCTGTTTTATGTGGGATGTTACGGAGAGACCGACCGCCACTCAACTACTTAATCATCCAATATTCAAGACTGTTAGGAGAGCTCCACCCTTACCGGAACTACTTAAACCGGCTCTACCTTTAAGCGATAGAGTCGGCATCGATACAGACGAAATTGAGAATTTCAATACTATGAATAGGTTGTCTCAATTAGAACTTTATTCTTGTGAATGGGATTTTTGA
- the LOC130443507 gene encoding STE20-related kinase adapter protein alpha isoform X2 has product MNSQVSPYSTDISEYQTISILGHCFDNKAIVQLAKHLPSGIMIAIKKFNIDKIKEDINLLESEIILTKQLNHPNILPYISTFVFGPEICVISPLMAYGSCRDLLTRHFNEGLLETAIVLIIKDILSALIYIHKKGYIHRAIRASHILISDTGQVCLTGLRYACPIIKNGRWQRSIHSFPSTTEKNLNWLSPELLEQNLQGYNEKSDIYSIGIVICELANGSEPFSGMSKTLMLTEKVRGCAPPLLDRTTIPRDENLDCGVCPVSGDMEISQNILNRRFSDNLHELVALCFMWDVTERPTATQLLNHPIFKTVRRAPPLPELLKPALPLSDRVGIDTDEIENFNTMNRLSQLELYSCEWDF; this is encoded by the exons atgaattccCAAGTGTCACCTTATAGTACTGATATATCGGAATACcaaacaatatcaattttagGTCACTGTTTTGATAATAAAGCAATTGTCCAACTTGCCAAACATTTACCTTCTGGAATAATGATTGCTATTAAGAAATTTaacattgataaaataaaagaagatatTAATTTACTAGAG agtgaaattattttaactaaACAATTAAATCATCCAAATATTTTACCTTACATTTCTACATTTGTTTTTGGTCCTGAAATATGTGTAATTAGTCCACTTATGGCTTATGGTTCTTGTAGAGATCTATTAACAAGACATTTCAACGAAGGATTATTGGAGACCGCTATAGTATTAATTATAAAGGACATCCTATCGGCgttaatttatattcataaaaaaggTTATATTCATAG gGCTATCAGGGCTAGTCATATTCTCATTTCCGACACTGGACAAGTTTGTTTAACAGGATTACGGTACGCTTGTCCTATTATAAAAAACGGTAGATGGCAACGGAGTATTCATTCTTTTCCAAGTACcacagaaaaaaatctaaattggTTAAGCCCAGAATTGTTAGAACAAAATTTACAAG gttataatgaaaaatctgaTATATATAGTATTGGTATTGTGATATGCGAATTAGCGAATGGTTCAGAACCTTTTTCAGGAATGTCAAAGACACTGATGTTGACAGAAAAAGTGCGTGGTTGTGCTCCTCCACTATTAGATAGAACTACCATACCCAGAGATGAAAATTTAGATTGTGGAG TTTGTCCTGTTTCAGGAGATATGGAAATTAGTCAGAATATTTTAAACCGAAGATTTAGTGACAATTTACATGAATTAGTTGCTCTCTGTTTTATGTGGGATGTTACGGAGAGACCGACCGCCACTCAACTACTTAATCATCCAATATTCAAGACTGTTAGGAGAGCTCCACCCTTACCGGAACTACTTAAACCGGCTCTACCTTTAAGCGATAGAGTCGGCATCGATACAGACGAAATTGAGAATTTCAATACTATGAATAGGTTGTCTCAATTAGAACTTTATTCTTGTGAATGGGATTTTTGA
- the LOC130443507 gene encoding STE20-related kinase adapter protein alpha isoform X4, with product MNSQVSPYSTDISEYQTISILGHCFDNKAIVQLAKHLPSGIMIAIKKFNIDKIKEDINLLESEIILTKQLNHPNILPYISTFVFGPEICVISPLMAYGSCRDLLTRHFNEGLLETAIVLIIKDILSALIYIHKKGYIHRAIRASHILISDTGQVCLTGLRYACPIIKNGRWQRSIHSFPSTTEKNLNWLSPELLEQNLQGYNEKSDIYSIGIVICELANGSEPFSGMSKTLMLTEKVRGCAPPLLDRTTIPRDENLDCGDMEISQNILNRRFSDNLHELVALCFMWDVTERPTATQLLNHPIFKTVRRAPPLPELLKPALPLSDRVGIDTDEIENFNTMNRLSQLELYSCEWDF from the exons atgaattccCAAGTGTCACCTTATAGTACTGATATATCGGAATACcaaacaatatcaattttagGTCACTGTTTTGATAATAAAGCAATTGTCCAACTTGCCAAACATTTACCTTCTGGAATAATGATTGCTATTAAGAAATTTaacattgataaaataaaagaagatatTAATTTACTAGAG agtgaaattattttaactaaACAATTAAATCATCCAAATATTTTACCTTACATTTCTACATTTGTTTTTGGTCCTGAAATATGTGTAATTAGTCCACTTATGGCTTATGGTTCTTGTAGAGATCTATTAACAAGACATTTCAACGAAGGATTATTGGAGACCGCTATAGTATTAATTATAAAGGACATCCTATCGGCgttaatttatattcataaaaaaggTTATATTCATAG gGCTATCAGGGCTAGTCATATTCTCATTTCCGACACTGGACAAGTTTGTTTAACAGGATTACGGTACGCTTGTCCTATTATAAAAAACGGTAGATGGCAACGGAGTATTCATTCTTTTCCAAGTACcacagaaaaaaatctaaattggTTAAGCCCAGAATTGTTAGAACAAAATTTACAAG gttataatgaaaaatctgaTATATATAGTATTGGTATTGTGATATGCGAATTAGCGAATGGTTCAGAACCTTTTTCAGGAATGTCAAAGACACTGATGTTGACAGAAAAAGTGCGTGGTTGTGCTCCTCCACTATTAGATAGAACTACCATACCCAGAGATGAAAATTTAGATTGTGGAG ATATGGAAATTAGTCAGAATATTTTAAACCGAAGATTTAGTGACAATTTACATGAATTAGTTGCTCTCTGTTTTATGTGGGATGTTACGGAGAGACCGACCGCCACTCAACTACTTAATCATCCAATATTCAAGACTGTTAGGAGAGCTCCACCCTTACCGGAACTACTTAAACCGGCTCTACCTTTAAGCGATAGAGTCGGCATCGATACAGACGAAATTGAGAATTTCAATACTATGAATAGGTTGTCTCAATTAGAACTTTATTCTTGTGAATGGGATTTTTGA
- the LOC130443507 gene encoding STE20-related kinase adapter protein alpha isoform X3 — protein MNSQVSPYSTDISEYQTISILGHCFDNKAIVQLAKHLPSGIMIAIKKFNIDKIKEDINLLESEIILTKQLNHPNILPYISTFVFGPEICVISPLMAYGSCRDLLTRHFNEGLLETAIVLIIKDILSALIYIHKKGYIHRAIRASHILISDTGQVCLTGLRYACPIIKNGRWQRSIHSFPSTTEKNLNWLSPELLEQNLQGYNEKSDIYSIGIVICELANGSEPFSGMSKTLMLTEKVRGCAPPLLDRTTIPRDENLDCGGDMEISQNILNRRFSDNLHELVALCFMWDVTERPTATQLLNHPIFKTVRRAPPLPELLKPALPLSDRVGIDTDEIENFNTMNRLSQLELYSCEWDF, from the exons atgaattccCAAGTGTCACCTTATAGTACTGATATATCGGAATACcaaacaatatcaattttagGTCACTGTTTTGATAATAAAGCAATTGTCCAACTTGCCAAACATTTACCTTCTGGAATAATGATTGCTATTAAGAAATTTaacattgataaaataaaagaagatatTAATTTACTAGAG agtgaaattattttaactaaACAATTAAATCATCCAAATATTTTACCTTACATTTCTACATTTGTTTTTGGTCCTGAAATATGTGTAATTAGTCCACTTATGGCTTATGGTTCTTGTAGAGATCTATTAACAAGACATTTCAACGAAGGATTATTGGAGACCGCTATAGTATTAATTATAAAGGACATCCTATCGGCgttaatttatattcataaaaaaggTTATATTCATAG gGCTATCAGGGCTAGTCATATTCTCATTTCCGACACTGGACAAGTTTGTTTAACAGGATTACGGTACGCTTGTCCTATTATAAAAAACGGTAGATGGCAACGGAGTATTCATTCTTTTCCAAGTACcacagaaaaaaatctaaattggTTAAGCCCAGAATTGTTAGAACAAAATTTACAAG gttataatgaaaaatctgaTATATATAGTATTGGTATTGTGATATGCGAATTAGCGAATGGTTCAGAACCTTTTTCAGGAATGTCAAAGACACTGATGTTGACAGAAAAAGTGCGTGGTTGTGCTCCTCCACTATTAGATAGAACTACCATACCCAGAGATGAAAATTTAGATTGTGGAG GAGATATGGAAATTAGTCAGAATATTTTAAACCGAAGATTTAGTGACAATTTACATGAATTAGTTGCTCTCTGTTTTATGTGGGATGTTACGGAGAGACCGACCGCCACTCAACTACTTAATCATCCAATATTCAAGACTGTTAGGAGAGCTCCACCCTTACCGGAACTACTTAAACCGGCTCTACCTTTAAGCGATAGAGTCGGCATCGATACAGACGAAATTGAGAATTTCAATACTATGAATAGGTTGTCTCAATTAGAACTTTATTCTTGTGAATGGGATTTTTGA